A stretch of Bombus huntii isolate Logan2020A chromosome 7, iyBomHunt1.1, whole genome shotgun sequence DNA encodes these proteins:
- the LOC126867777 gene encoding probable phospholipid-transporting ATPase IIA isoform X1 produces MGKKIYRVIREKNMRLEEMPLRLSSDERDFEMDEETDYLLQPSEDSIRLLTSRRRRINDFSIFLKNCLCGCCTWMWRRCCRERELRARVIHIGQLMHEKFPTNVIRNQKYNIVTFLPLVLFQQFKFFLNLYFLLMAISQFIPDIRIGYLYTYWGPLCFVLTVTICREAIDDFRRYKRDKEVNAQKYYRLVKGFDTPELVPSSKLRVGDLVIVEKGQRVPADLVLLRTTERSGACFVRTDQLDGETDWKLRLAVPATQKLENNSQLFDIKASIYVEKPQKDIHSFIGTFTRYDGYSSEESLGVDNTLWANTAIASGSALGVVVYTGQETRSLMNHSAPRSKVGLLDQEINQLTKVLFCAVIGLALVMMSLKGFNGPWYRYMFRFVLLFSYIIPISLRVNLDMGKAFYAWCIQRDKEIAGTVVRTTTIPEELGRISYLLSDKTGTLTQNKMVFKKLHLGMISYGQETFDEIMTVLKTCYSTNSETSPVKPSASIHSGKVRRSESTRIYDAVHALALCHNVTPVYDEVPKSTNLDTMSIQTGETGDSGSIQSQTEADQHYYLPEQKRNYQASSPDEVALVKWTEEMGLALVKRDLNFMQLKAPNGKILNYTILQIFPFTSETKRMGIIVKEESSSEIVFYLKGADVVMSGIVQYNDWLEEECGNMAREGLRTLVVAKKNLTEEQYLDFEARYNSARMSVSDRVSRVAAVVESLEREMELLCVTGVEDRLQDRVRPTLELLRNAGIKIWMLTGDKLETATCIAKSSRLVSRTQSLHVFKSVVTRTDAHLELNTFRKKQDCALVISGDSLEVCLQYYEQEFLELACGSPAVVCCRCSPTQKAEVVSLIQRHTGKRTAAVGDGGNDVSMIQAADAGIGLEGLEGRQASLAADFSISQFSHLANLLLVHGRRSYKRSAALSQFVIHRGLIISTMQAVFSAVFYLSSVSLYQGFLMVGYGTIYTMFPVFSLVLDKDVSGKIALTYPELYKELSKGRSLSYKTFFMWILISIYQGGVIMYGALIMFEDEFIHIVAISFTALVLTELIMVALTIRTWHHIMILAEIFSLALYLLSLVVLKDYFDAEFIKTTDFLWKVLLITLISCMPLYILKFLRKKFSPPSYTKLS; encoded by the exons TGTCATAAGAAAtcagaaatataatattgtgaCCTTTTTACCTCTG gTTCTATTCcaacaatttaaatttttcttaaatctATATTTTTTGCTTATGGCCATATCTCAATTCATACCAGACATTCGAATAGGatacttatatacatattGGGGACCTTTATGTTTCGTGTTAACTGTTACGATTTGTCGAGAAGCAATCGATGACTTCAGACGATACAAAAGGGACAAAGAAGTCAATGCCCAAAAGTATTATAGATTAGTAAAAGGTTTTGATACCCCGGAATTAGTACCAAGTTCTAAATTGAGAGTAGGCGATTTG GTTATAGTAGAAAAAGGTCAGAGAGTACCAGCTGACTTAGTCCTATTGCGAACCACGGAAAGATCGGGTGCATGCTTTGTGAGAACAGATCAATTGGATGGAGAAACAGATTGGAAGTTGCGACTGGCTGTTCCAGCTACtcaaaaattggaaaataattctcaattgtttgatattaaaGCAAGCATATATGTTGAGAAGCCACAAAAAGATATCCATAGCTTTATTGGAACGTTTACCAGa TATGATGGATACAGCAGTGAAGAAAGTTTAGGGGTGGATAATACTCTATGGGCAAATACAGCAATAGCATCAGGTTCAGCTCTTGGTGTTGTAGTATATACAGGGCAAGAAACTAGATCTCTTATGAATCACTCCGCCCCACGAtcgaaagttggtttattagaTCAGGAAATAAATCAGTTGACAAAG gTTTTATTTTGTGCTGTGATTGGATTAGCTTTGGTAATGATGTCTTTAAAAGGATTCAATGGGCCATGGTATCGTTATATGTTTCGCTTCGTTTTGTTATTTTCTTACATAATACCAATCAGTTTAAGAGTGAATTTAGACATGGGAAAGGCTTTTTATGCTTGGTGCATACAAAGGGACAAAGAAATTGCTGGAACGGTTGTAAGAACTACTACTATTCCAGAAGAACTTGGtcgtatttcatatttattaagtGACAAAACTGGCACATTGacacaaaataaaatggttttCAAGAAATTACATTTGGGCATGATATCTTATGGGCAAGAAACATTTGATGAAATTATGACTGTATTAAAAACATGTTATTCTACAAATTCAGAAACTTCACCAGTAAAACCATCAGCATCTATACATAGTGGGAAAGTAAGAAGATCTGAAAGTACTAGAATATATGATGCTGTGCATGCTCTGGCATTGTGTCATAATGTAACACCAGTTTACGATGAAGTACCTAAATCAACTAATTTAGATACAATGAGTATACAAACAGGAGAAACAGGAGATTCTGGTTCTATTCAAAG TCAAACAGAAGCAGACCAACATTACTATTTGCCAGAACAAAAACGTAATTACCAGGCTTCTAGTCCAGATGAAGTAGCATTGGTCAAGTGGACGGAGGAAATGGGATTAGCTTTAGTAAAGCGCGATTTGAATTTTATGCAACTAAAAGCTCCAAATGGCAAAATTTTGAACTATACGATCTTACAAATATTTCCATTTACATCAGAGACTAAACGAATGGGGATAATAGTAAAGGAAGAATCTAGTTCTGAAATAGTATTTTATCTGAAAGGTGCGGACGTAGTAATGTCTGGAATAGTACAGTATAACGATTGGCTTGAGGAAGAATGTGGTAATATGGCTCGAGAAGGTTTAAGAACGTTAGTTGttgcaaaaaaaaatttgACGGAAGAGCAATATCTTGATTTTGAAGCAAG ATATAATTCAGCAAGAATGAGCGTTAGCGATCGCGTTTCAAGAGTTGCCGCAGTTGTCGAAAGTTTAGAGAGGGAAATGGAATTATTATGTGTAACCGGTGTCGAAGATAGATTACAGGATAGAGTAAGGCCTACATTGGAGCTATTAAGGAATGCTGGAATTAAG ATTTGGATGTTAACGGGTGACAAGCTGGAAACGGCAACTTGTATAGCAAAATCTTCGCGTTTGGTTTCACGAACGCAAAGTCTTCATGTTTTCAAATCGGTGGTAACTCGCACGGATGCGCATTTGGAATTAAATACCTTCCGTAAAAAACAAGACTGTGCCTTAGTCATCAGCGGAGATTCTTTAGAGGTATGTTTGCAATATTACGAACAAGAATTCTTGGAACTAGCATGCGGTTCACCGGCTGTTGTTTGCTGTCGATGTTCACCCACGCAAAAAGCCGAAGTTGTTAGTCTTATTCAAAGACATACTGGCAAGAGAACCGCAGCTGTCGGTGATGGAGGCAACGATGTATCGATGATACAAGCAGCAGATGCTG GTATAGGCCTTGAAGGACTCGAAGGAAGACAAGCTTCTCTGGCCGCagatttttccatttctcAATTCAGTCATTTGGCTAATCTTTTATTAGTTCACGGTCGTAGAAGTTACAAACGCTCCGCTGCTTTAAGTCAATTCGTTATTCATCGAGGTTTAATTATTTCCACCATGCAAGCCGTGTTTTCTGCAGTCTTTTATTTGTCGTCTGTATCTTTGTATCAGGGATTTTTAATGGTTGG TTATGGAACAATATATACGATGTTTCCCGTATTTTCTTTGGTACTAGACAAAGATGTATCAGGAAAAATTGCACTTACTTACCCAGAACTTTATAAAGAACTCAGTAAGGGTCGATCGTTGTCTTATAAGACATTCTTCATGTGGATTTTAATAAGCATATACCAAG GTGGAGTTATAATGTATGGCGCACTTATAATGTTCGAAGATGAATTCATTCATATAGTGGCCATAAGTTTCACAGCACTTGTCTTGACAGAGTTAATAATGGTAGCTTTAACTATTAGAACATGGCATCATATTATGATACTTGCGGAGATTTTCTCATTGGcgctttatttattatctctAGTCGTTCTCAAAGATTATTTTG ATGCCGAGTTTATCAAGACTACTGACTTTTTGTGGAAAGTATTGCtaataactttaatttcttGCATGCCATTATATATCTtaaaatttttacgaaaaaaGTTTTCTCCTCCAAGTTACACCAAATTATCTTAA
- the LOC126867777 gene encoding probable phospholipid-transporting ATPase IIB isoform X2 yields the protein METQSNVIRLSKEDIPLISRPRNDNSWTRCCTWMWRRCCRERELRARVIHIGQLMHEKFPTNVIRNQKYNIVTFLPLVLFQQFKFFLNLYFLLMAISQFIPDIRIGYLYTYWGPLCFVLTVTICREAIDDFRRYKRDKEVNAQKYYRLVKGFDTPELVPSSKLRVGDLVIVEKGQRVPADLVLLRTTERSGACFVRTDQLDGETDWKLRLAVPATQKLENNSQLFDIKASIYVEKPQKDIHSFIGTFTRYDGYSSEESLGVDNTLWANTAIASGSALGVVVYTGQETRSLMNHSAPRSKVGLLDQEINQLTKVLFCAVIGLALVMMSLKGFNGPWYRYMFRFVLLFSYIIPISLRVNLDMGKAFYAWCIQRDKEIAGTVVRTTTIPEELGRISYLLSDKTGTLTQNKMVFKKLHLGMISYGQETFDEIMTVLKTCYSTNSETSPVKPSASIHSGKVRRSESTRIYDAVHALALCHNVTPVYDEVPKSTNLDTMSIQTGETGDSGSIQSQTEADQHYYLPEQKRNYQASSPDEVALVKWTEEMGLALVKRDLNFMQLKAPNGKILNYTILQIFPFTSETKRMGIIVKEESSSEIVFYLKGADVVMSGIVQYNDWLEEECGNMAREGLRTLVVAKKNLTEEQYLDFEARYNSARMSVSDRVSRVAAVVESLEREMELLCVTGVEDRLQDRVRPTLELLRNAGIKIWMLTGDKLETATCIAKSSRLVSRTQSLHVFKSVVTRTDAHLELNTFRKKQDCALVISGDSLEVCLQYYEQEFLELACGSPAVVCCRCSPTQKAEVVSLIQRHTGKRTAAVGDGGNDVSMIQAADAGIGLEGLEGRQASLAADFSISQFSHLANLLLVHGRRSYKRSAALSQFVIHRGLIISTMQAVFSAVFYLSSVSLYQGFLMVGYGTIYTMFPVFSLVLDKDVSGKIALTYPELYKELSKGRSLSYKTFFMWILISIYQGGVIMYGALIMFEDEFIHIVAISFTALVLTELIMVALTIRTWHHIMILAEIFSLALYLLSLVVLKDYFDAEFIKTTDFLWKVLLITLISCMPLYILKFLRKKFSPPSYTKLS from the exons TGTCATAAGAAAtcagaaatataatattgtgaCCTTTTTACCTCTG gTTCTATTCcaacaatttaaatttttcttaaatctATATTTTTTGCTTATGGCCATATCTCAATTCATACCAGACATTCGAATAGGatacttatatacatattGGGGACCTTTATGTTTCGTGTTAACTGTTACGATTTGTCGAGAAGCAATCGATGACTTCAGACGATACAAAAGGGACAAAGAAGTCAATGCCCAAAAGTATTATAGATTAGTAAAAGGTTTTGATACCCCGGAATTAGTACCAAGTTCTAAATTGAGAGTAGGCGATTTG GTTATAGTAGAAAAAGGTCAGAGAGTACCAGCTGACTTAGTCCTATTGCGAACCACGGAAAGATCGGGTGCATGCTTTGTGAGAACAGATCAATTGGATGGAGAAACAGATTGGAAGTTGCGACTGGCTGTTCCAGCTACtcaaaaattggaaaataattctcaattgtttgatattaaaGCAAGCATATATGTTGAGAAGCCACAAAAAGATATCCATAGCTTTATTGGAACGTTTACCAGa TATGATGGATACAGCAGTGAAGAAAGTTTAGGGGTGGATAATACTCTATGGGCAAATACAGCAATAGCATCAGGTTCAGCTCTTGGTGTTGTAGTATATACAGGGCAAGAAACTAGATCTCTTATGAATCACTCCGCCCCACGAtcgaaagttggtttattagaTCAGGAAATAAATCAGTTGACAAAG gTTTTATTTTGTGCTGTGATTGGATTAGCTTTGGTAATGATGTCTTTAAAAGGATTCAATGGGCCATGGTATCGTTATATGTTTCGCTTCGTTTTGTTATTTTCTTACATAATACCAATCAGTTTAAGAGTGAATTTAGACATGGGAAAGGCTTTTTATGCTTGGTGCATACAAAGGGACAAAGAAATTGCTGGAACGGTTGTAAGAACTACTACTATTCCAGAAGAACTTGGtcgtatttcatatttattaagtGACAAAACTGGCACATTGacacaaaataaaatggttttCAAGAAATTACATTTGGGCATGATATCTTATGGGCAAGAAACATTTGATGAAATTATGACTGTATTAAAAACATGTTATTCTACAAATTCAGAAACTTCACCAGTAAAACCATCAGCATCTATACATAGTGGGAAAGTAAGAAGATCTGAAAGTACTAGAATATATGATGCTGTGCATGCTCTGGCATTGTGTCATAATGTAACACCAGTTTACGATGAAGTACCTAAATCAACTAATTTAGATACAATGAGTATACAAACAGGAGAAACAGGAGATTCTGGTTCTATTCAAAG TCAAACAGAAGCAGACCAACATTACTATTTGCCAGAACAAAAACGTAATTACCAGGCTTCTAGTCCAGATGAAGTAGCATTGGTCAAGTGGACGGAGGAAATGGGATTAGCTTTAGTAAAGCGCGATTTGAATTTTATGCAACTAAAAGCTCCAAATGGCAAAATTTTGAACTATACGATCTTACAAATATTTCCATTTACATCAGAGACTAAACGAATGGGGATAATAGTAAAGGAAGAATCTAGTTCTGAAATAGTATTTTATCTGAAAGGTGCGGACGTAGTAATGTCTGGAATAGTACAGTATAACGATTGGCTTGAGGAAGAATGTGGTAATATGGCTCGAGAAGGTTTAAGAACGTTAGTTGttgcaaaaaaaaatttgACGGAAGAGCAATATCTTGATTTTGAAGCAAG ATATAATTCAGCAAGAATGAGCGTTAGCGATCGCGTTTCAAGAGTTGCCGCAGTTGTCGAAAGTTTAGAGAGGGAAATGGAATTATTATGTGTAACCGGTGTCGAAGATAGATTACAGGATAGAGTAAGGCCTACATTGGAGCTATTAAGGAATGCTGGAATTAAG ATTTGGATGTTAACGGGTGACAAGCTGGAAACGGCAACTTGTATAGCAAAATCTTCGCGTTTGGTTTCACGAACGCAAAGTCTTCATGTTTTCAAATCGGTGGTAACTCGCACGGATGCGCATTTGGAATTAAATACCTTCCGTAAAAAACAAGACTGTGCCTTAGTCATCAGCGGAGATTCTTTAGAGGTATGTTTGCAATATTACGAACAAGAATTCTTGGAACTAGCATGCGGTTCACCGGCTGTTGTTTGCTGTCGATGTTCACCCACGCAAAAAGCCGAAGTTGTTAGTCTTATTCAAAGACATACTGGCAAGAGAACCGCAGCTGTCGGTGATGGAGGCAACGATGTATCGATGATACAAGCAGCAGATGCTG GTATAGGCCTTGAAGGACTCGAAGGAAGACAAGCTTCTCTGGCCGCagatttttccatttctcAATTCAGTCATTTGGCTAATCTTTTATTAGTTCACGGTCGTAGAAGTTACAAACGCTCCGCTGCTTTAAGTCAATTCGTTATTCATCGAGGTTTAATTATTTCCACCATGCAAGCCGTGTTTTCTGCAGTCTTTTATTTGTCGTCTGTATCTTTGTATCAGGGATTTTTAATGGTTGG TTATGGAACAATATATACGATGTTTCCCGTATTTTCTTTGGTACTAGACAAAGATGTATCAGGAAAAATTGCACTTACTTACCCAGAACTTTATAAAGAACTCAGTAAGGGTCGATCGTTGTCTTATAAGACATTCTTCATGTGGATTTTAATAAGCATATACCAAG GTGGAGTTATAATGTATGGCGCACTTATAATGTTCGAAGATGAATTCATTCATATAGTGGCCATAAGTTTCACAGCACTTGTCTTGACAGAGTTAATAATGGTAGCTTTAACTATTAGAACATGGCATCATATTATGATACTTGCGGAGATTTTCTCATTGGcgctttatttattatctctAGTCGTTCTCAAAGATTATTTTG ATGCCGAGTTTATCAAGACTACTGACTTTTTGTGGAAAGTATTGCtaataactttaatttcttGCATGCCATTATATATCTtaaaatttttacgaaaaaaGTTTTCTCCTCCAAGTTACACCAAATTATCTTAA
- the LOC126867777 gene encoding probable phospholipid-transporting ATPase IIB isoform X3 — MVVQTIKRCCTWMWRRCCRERELRARVIHIGQLMHEKFPTNVIRNQKYNIVTFLPLVLFQQFKFFLNLYFLLMAISQFIPDIRIGYLYTYWGPLCFVLTVTICREAIDDFRRYKRDKEVNAQKYYRLVKGFDTPELVPSSKLRVGDLVIVEKGQRVPADLVLLRTTERSGACFVRTDQLDGETDWKLRLAVPATQKLENNSQLFDIKASIYVEKPQKDIHSFIGTFTRYDGYSSEESLGVDNTLWANTAIASGSALGVVVYTGQETRSLMNHSAPRSKVGLLDQEINQLTKVLFCAVIGLALVMMSLKGFNGPWYRYMFRFVLLFSYIIPISLRVNLDMGKAFYAWCIQRDKEIAGTVVRTTTIPEELGRISYLLSDKTGTLTQNKMVFKKLHLGMISYGQETFDEIMTVLKTCYSTNSETSPVKPSASIHSGKVRRSESTRIYDAVHALALCHNVTPVYDEVPKSTNLDTMSIQTGETGDSGSIQSQTEADQHYYLPEQKRNYQASSPDEVALVKWTEEMGLALVKRDLNFMQLKAPNGKILNYTILQIFPFTSETKRMGIIVKEESSSEIVFYLKGADVVMSGIVQYNDWLEEECGNMAREGLRTLVVAKKNLTEEQYLDFEARYNSARMSVSDRVSRVAAVVESLEREMELLCVTGVEDRLQDRVRPTLELLRNAGIKIWMLTGDKLETATCIAKSSRLVSRTQSLHVFKSVVTRTDAHLELNTFRKKQDCALVISGDSLEVCLQYYEQEFLELACGSPAVVCCRCSPTQKAEVVSLIQRHTGKRTAAVGDGGNDVSMIQAADAGIGLEGLEGRQASLAADFSISQFSHLANLLLVHGRRSYKRSAALSQFVIHRGLIISTMQAVFSAVFYLSSVSLYQGFLMVGYGTIYTMFPVFSLVLDKDVSGKIALTYPELYKELSKGRSLSYKTFFMWILISIYQGGVIMYGALIMFEDEFIHIVAISFTALVLTELIMVALTIRTWHHIMILAEIFSLALYLLSLVVLKDYFDAEFIKTTDFLWKVLLITLISCMPLYILKFLRKKFSPPSYTKLS, encoded by the exons TGTCATAAGAAAtcagaaatataatattgtgaCCTTTTTACCTCTG gTTCTATTCcaacaatttaaatttttcttaaatctATATTTTTTGCTTATGGCCATATCTCAATTCATACCAGACATTCGAATAGGatacttatatacatattGGGGACCTTTATGTTTCGTGTTAACTGTTACGATTTGTCGAGAAGCAATCGATGACTTCAGACGATACAAAAGGGACAAAGAAGTCAATGCCCAAAAGTATTATAGATTAGTAAAAGGTTTTGATACCCCGGAATTAGTACCAAGTTCTAAATTGAGAGTAGGCGATTTG GTTATAGTAGAAAAAGGTCAGAGAGTACCAGCTGACTTAGTCCTATTGCGAACCACGGAAAGATCGGGTGCATGCTTTGTGAGAACAGATCAATTGGATGGAGAAACAGATTGGAAGTTGCGACTGGCTGTTCCAGCTACtcaaaaattggaaaataattctcaattgtttgatattaaaGCAAGCATATATGTTGAGAAGCCACAAAAAGATATCCATAGCTTTATTGGAACGTTTACCAGa TATGATGGATACAGCAGTGAAGAAAGTTTAGGGGTGGATAATACTCTATGGGCAAATACAGCAATAGCATCAGGTTCAGCTCTTGGTGTTGTAGTATATACAGGGCAAGAAACTAGATCTCTTATGAATCACTCCGCCCCACGAtcgaaagttggtttattagaTCAGGAAATAAATCAGTTGACAAAG gTTTTATTTTGTGCTGTGATTGGATTAGCTTTGGTAATGATGTCTTTAAAAGGATTCAATGGGCCATGGTATCGTTATATGTTTCGCTTCGTTTTGTTATTTTCTTACATAATACCAATCAGTTTAAGAGTGAATTTAGACATGGGAAAGGCTTTTTATGCTTGGTGCATACAAAGGGACAAAGAAATTGCTGGAACGGTTGTAAGAACTACTACTATTCCAGAAGAACTTGGtcgtatttcatatttattaagtGACAAAACTGGCACATTGacacaaaataaaatggttttCAAGAAATTACATTTGGGCATGATATCTTATGGGCAAGAAACATTTGATGAAATTATGACTGTATTAAAAACATGTTATTCTACAAATTCAGAAACTTCACCAGTAAAACCATCAGCATCTATACATAGTGGGAAAGTAAGAAGATCTGAAAGTACTAGAATATATGATGCTGTGCATGCTCTGGCATTGTGTCATAATGTAACACCAGTTTACGATGAAGTACCTAAATCAACTAATTTAGATACAATGAGTATACAAACAGGAGAAACAGGAGATTCTGGTTCTATTCAAAG TCAAACAGAAGCAGACCAACATTACTATTTGCCAGAACAAAAACGTAATTACCAGGCTTCTAGTCCAGATGAAGTAGCATTGGTCAAGTGGACGGAGGAAATGGGATTAGCTTTAGTAAAGCGCGATTTGAATTTTATGCAACTAAAAGCTCCAAATGGCAAAATTTTGAACTATACGATCTTACAAATATTTCCATTTACATCAGAGACTAAACGAATGGGGATAATAGTAAAGGAAGAATCTAGTTCTGAAATAGTATTTTATCTGAAAGGTGCGGACGTAGTAATGTCTGGAATAGTACAGTATAACGATTGGCTTGAGGAAGAATGTGGTAATATGGCTCGAGAAGGTTTAAGAACGTTAGTTGttgcaaaaaaaaatttgACGGAAGAGCAATATCTTGATTTTGAAGCAAG ATATAATTCAGCAAGAATGAGCGTTAGCGATCGCGTTTCAAGAGTTGCCGCAGTTGTCGAAAGTTTAGAGAGGGAAATGGAATTATTATGTGTAACCGGTGTCGAAGATAGATTACAGGATAGAGTAAGGCCTACATTGGAGCTATTAAGGAATGCTGGAATTAAG ATTTGGATGTTAACGGGTGACAAGCTGGAAACGGCAACTTGTATAGCAAAATCTTCGCGTTTGGTTTCACGAACGCAAAGTCTTCATGTTTTCAAATCGGTGGTAACTCGCACGGATGCGCATTTGGAATTAAATACCTTCCGTAAAAAACAAGACTGTGCCTTAGTCATCAGCGGAGATTCTTTAGAGGTATGTTTGCAATATTACGAACAAGAATTCTTGGAACTAGCATGCGGTTCACCGGCTGTTGTTTGCTGTCGATGTTCACCCACGCAAAAAGCCGAAGTTGTTAGTCTTATTCAAAGACATACTGGCAAGAGAACCGCAGCTGTCGGTGATGGAGGCAACGATGTATCGATGATACAAGCAGCAGATGCTG GTATAGGCCTTGAAGGACTCGAAGGAAGACAAGCTTCTCTGGCCGCagatttttccatttctcAATTCAGTCATTTGGCTAATCTTTTATTAGTTCACGGTCGTAGAAGTTACAAACGCTCCGCTGCTTTAAGTCAATTCGTTATTCATCGAGGTTTAATTATTTCCACCATGCAAGCCGTGTTTTCTGCAGTCTTTTATTTGTCGTCTGTATCTTTGTATCAGGGATTTTTAATGGTTGG TTATGGAACAATATATACGATGTTTCCCGTATTTTCTTTGGTACTAGACAAAGATGTATCAGGAAAAATTGCACTTACTTACCCAGAACTTTATAAAGAACTCAGTAAGGGTCGATCGTTGTCTTATAAGACATTCTTCATGTGGATTTTAATAAGCATATACCAAG GTGGAGTTATAATGTATGGCGCACTTATAATGTTCGAAGATGAATTCATTCATATAGTGGCCATAAGTTTCACAGCACTTGTCTTGACAGAGTTAATAATGGTAGCTTTAACTATTAGAACATGGCATCATATTATGATACTTGCGGAGATTTTCTCATTGGcgctttatttattatctctAGTCGTTCTCAAAGATTATTTTG ATGCCGAGTTTATCAAGACTACTGACTTTTTGTGGAAAGTATTGCtaataactttaatttcttGCATGCCATTATATATCTtaaaatttttacgaaaaaaGTTTTCTCCTCCAAGTTACACCAAATTATCTTAA